The following are from one region of the Geoalkalibacter subterraneus genome:
- a CDS encoding helix-hairpin-helix domain-containing protein, whose translation MNARQGVLLLIGTILTFLLLNQGRLLFSVQELPAPAPAPSSQIIVEIAAGVPRPGIYQFSDGLLWPAVISLTDLDCVRSAQQSSFPDASVANGQRLAFSCNSLNKLEVETSWMSAAHRMALGVSLHPDRMSLDDWQALPGIGPRLAERIEQDRQLNGDFERIDRLRRVKGIGAGRISQWRKFFLK comes from the coding sequence ATGAACGCTCGCCAGGGCGTGCTGTTACTCATCGGCACGATACTGACTTTTCTGCTTCTGAACCAGGGCCGGTTGCTCTTTTCTGTGCAAGAGCTGCCGGCCCCGGCTCCCGCCCCCTCCTCACAGATCATCGTGGAAATTGCCGCCGGTGTCCCTCGTCCGGGCATCTATCAATTCTCTGACGGTTTGCTGTGGCCTGCCGTCATTTCGTTGACGGATTTGGATTGTGTGAGATCCGCTCAGCAATCTAGCTTTCCCGACGCCTCTGTTGCCAACGGACAACGCCTGGCGTTTTCCTGCAACTCCCTGAATAAACTGGAAGTTGAGACCTCATGGATGTCTGCCGCACATCGGATGGCGCTTGGCGTGTCGTTGCACCCCGACCGCATGTCTCTGGATGATTGGCAGGCATTGCCAGGCATTGGGCCGCGTTTGGCAGAGAGGATCGAACAGGACCGTCAATTGAATGGCGATTTTGAACGGATCGATCGCTTGAGACGTGTTAAAGGCATTGGAGCAGGGCGAATATCCCAGTGGCGGAAATTTTTTTTGAAATAA
- the cimA gene encoding citramalate synthase — protein sequence MSLIHLYDTTLRDGTQAEDVSFLVADKIRIAQQLDELGIHYIEGGWPGSNPKDISFFKEIKKARLKQVKIAAFGSTRRARSTPEKDANIRTLIQAEPDTVTIFGKTWDFHVHEALRISLEENLELINDSLAYLKQHVGEVIYDAEHFFDGYKANPEYALKTLKAAEDAGVDCIVLCDTNGGTLPHEIPPIMEKVQAEIGAALGIHAHNDSECAVANSLMAVQCGAVQVQGTINGFGERCGNANLCSIIPALKLKLQHDCVTDEQLANLRTVSRTIYEMANMIPRKHQPYVGNSAFAHKGGVHVSAIQRHPETYEHIRPELVGNVTRVLVSDLSGRSNILAKAEQFNINLDSKDPVTQEILENIKDLENKGFQFEGAEASFELLMRRALGTMRHFFSVIGFRVIDSKRHEDEKPQSEATVQVKVGGRIEHTAAEGNGPVNALDNALRKALGNFYPQLREVKLFDYKVRVLPAGKGTSSVTRVLIESGDKETRWGTVGVSDNIIDASYQALIDSFLYKLIRDYRAEG from the coding sequence ATGAGCCTGATTCACCTCTACGACACCACCCTTCGTGACGGCACGCAAGCGGAGGATGTTTCCTTCCTGGTGGCGGACAAAATCCGCATCGCGCAACAGCTTGACGAGCTGGGCATTCATTATATTGAAGGCGGTTGGCCTGGATCGAATCCCAAGGACATCAGCTTCTTTAAAGAGATCAAGAAGGCGCGCCTCAAGCAGGTGAAAATCGCGGCTTTCGGGTCGACCCGCCGGGCTCGCAGCACTCCGGAAAAAGATGCCAACATCCGCACCCTGATTCAGGCTGAACCCGATACGGTAACCATCTTCGGCAAAACCTGGGATTTCCATGTCCATGAGGCGTTGCGCATCAGCCTGGAAGAAAACCTCGAGCTGATCAATGACTCGCTGGCCTATCTCAAGCAGCATGTCGGCGAGGTCATTTACGATGCTGAGCATTTTTTCGACGGCTACAAGGCGAATCCGGAGTATGCCCTCAAGACGTTGAAGGCGGCCGAGGACGCCGGCGTCGACTGTATCGTGCTGTGCGACACCAACGGCGGTACGCTGCCCCATGAAATCCCCCCGATTATGGAAAAAGTGCAGGCCGAAATCGGAGCGGCTCTTGGGATTCATGCCCATAACGACAGTGAGTGCGCCGTAGCCAACAGCCTGATGGCGGTACAGTGTGGAGCAGTTCAGGTTCAAGGCACCATCAACGGGTTTGGCGAGCGATGCGGCAATGCCAATCTCTGCTCCATTATCCCGGCGCTTAAGCTCAAGCTGCAGCATGACTGTGTCACTGACGAGCAGTTGGCCAATCTGCGCACGGTATCGCGAACCATCTATGAAATGGCCAACATGATCCCCCGCAAGCATCAGCCGTATGTGGGCAATTCGGCTTTCGCTCACAAGGGAGGCGTGCATGTCTCCGCGATCCAGCGCCATCCCGAGACCTATGAGCACATCCGCCCGGAGCTTGTCGGCAATGTGACGCGCGTGCTGGTCTCGGACCTGTCCGGCCGTTCCAACATTCTGGCCAAGGCGGAGCAGTTCAATATCAACCTCGACAGCAAGGATCCGGTCACTCAGGAAATCCTTGAGAATATCAAGGACCTTGAGAACAAGGGGTTCCAGTTCGAGGGGGCCGAAGCTTCCTTTGAACTCCTCATGCGCCGTGCATTGGGAACAATGCGCCACTTCTTTTCCGTCATCGGTTTCCGTGTAATCGACAGCAAGCGCCATGAAGATGAAAAGCCTCAGTCAGAGGCGACGGTGCAGGTCAAGGTCGGAGGACGGATAGAGCATACGGCTGCCGAGGGCAACGGGCCGGTCAATGCGCTGGACAACGCTTTGCGCAAGGCCCTCGGAAATTTTTATCCGCAGCTGCGCGAGGTCAAACTGTTCGACTATAAAGTCCGGGTACTGCCGGCGGGTAAGGGTACGTCTTCGGTGACTCGCGTCCTCATTGAATCCGGCGACAAGGAAACGCGGTGGGGCACGGTGGGTGTCAGCGACAACATCATCGATGCTTCCTACCAGGCACTCATCGATTCCTTTCTGTATAAACTGATCCGAGACTACCGCGCCGAAGGATGA
- a CDS encoding MlaA family lipoprotein, protein MSGVLLFSAPGFSAETGGAGPAVESANAEPFDPFAGEYEEELLMVYDPIEPFNRAMFWFNDKLYFYLLKPIARGFRLVPEPARVSVDNFFNNVATPVRFANSLLQFRFGDATRELGRFVVNSTWGVAGLFDPARTQLGWEMKKEDTGQTLGYFGVPSGFYLVLPVFGPSTPRDAVGRVGDFFLDPWNYVFDESWHKTAVKMTDRLNVLSLDDDTYESIKAEQLDPYLFIRDGYMQRREAMIIE, encoded by the coding sequence TTGTCGGGAGTATTACTTTTTTCTGCACCGGGGTTTTCGGCGGAAACCGGAGGTGCGGGCCCGGCTGTTGAGAGCGCGAATGCTGAACCCTTTGATCCCTTTGCCGGTGAATACGAGGAAGAACTCCTGATGGTCTATGACCCCATCGAGCCTTTCAACCGCGCCATGTTCTGGTTCAACGACAAGCTGTATTTCTACCTGCTGAAGCCGATTGCCCGAGGCTTCAGGCTCGTGCCGGAGCCCGCGCGGGTATCCGTCGATAATTTCTTCAACAACGTGGCGACGCCGGTGCGGTTTGCCAATTCTCTGCTGCAGTTCCGCTTCGGGGATGCGACCCGCGAGCTGGGGCGCTTCGTCGTCAATTCCACCTGGGGGGTGGCGGGGCTGTTCGATCCAGCCCGCACGCAGCTGGGATGGGAAATGAAAAAGGAAGATACCGGCCAGACGCTGGGTTACTTCGGGGTGCCGTCCGGATTTTACCTGGTGCTTCCGGTTTTCGGGCCTTCCACCCCCCGCGACGCCGTAGGGCGCGTCGGCGATTTCTTCCTCGATCCCTGGAATTATGTGTTTGACGAAAGCTGGCACAAGACGGCGGTCAAAATGACCGACCGCCTCAATGTCCTCTCCCTGGACGATGATACTTATGAGAGCATCAAGGCGGAGCAGCTCGATCCCTACCTGTTCATCCGCGACGGCTATATGCAGCGTCGTGAAGCAATGATTATCGAATGA
- a CDS encoding Lon protease family protein codes for MSIEHLRLDPQALTWHCDPNQFEFETTRELPPLEGTIGQDRALTAIDFGLGIKDSGFNIFILGEPGTGRSSSIKKILNSRSKGQPVPDDWCYVHDFEDGTRPDYIRLPAGKGQELKKDVDRLVERLTEEIPKVFESKEYEEQKNKISSEHQEKHKALFQELEHQAEEKGFMLQRTVSGLVLVPVKEGHPLSQEEYEELSDQEKAELDERGTALQNNLNDTLREVRKLEEQARRETAEMEKEVVNYGMEPLFEELEKKYADQERVLEHFKNCKKDILGRIEELRPNKGPQIALPGMKMPEQGPSFERYLVNLFVDNHQLEGAPVVYEANPTYFNLFGRVEHVIQMGNASTNFTMIKPGALHRANGGYLILDCREVLINLFSYEALKRCIRNKEVKIEDMTEQFRFLATVTLKPRPVPLSCKIILIGTPLLYYLLFQYDPDFRKFFKVKADFDRMMRNTWENTQQYALFIGAKCTDEDLLHFDRQAVARTIEHSARLSEDQGKFSSCFLEIANLIREAAHYAEKEGCDRVGSKHVDLAIEARVYRCNKIEEKIQELIEDGTLLVDTEGEMTGQINGLSVYQLGDYSFGKPSRLTVRTYLGKGSMVNIEREAKLSGPIHDKGVMILTGFFGERFAQDKPLALSASICFEQSYTGVEGDSASCAELYALLSSLADVPIKQGIAVTGSVNQHGKVQPIGGVNEKIEGYYAVCKVKGLTGEQGVIIPRSNLKSLMLDRDVREAVEKGDFYIWAVETVDEGIEILTGMPAGERDSDGKWPESTINQKVDQRLLKMAETLHKFGKGDEKNG; via the coding sequence ATGTCCATTGAGCATCTGCGACTTGATCCCCAGGCGTTGACCTGGCATTGCGATCCGAATCAGTTCGAATTTGAGACCACCCGAGAATTGCCCCCCCTTGAAGGGACCATCGGCCAGGATCGGGCGTTGACGGCCATCGATTTCGGTCTTGGCATCAAGGACAGCGGGTTCAACATCTTTATCCTTGGAGAACCGGGCACCGGCCGCTCGTCTTCTATCAAAAAAATACTCAACAGTCGCTCCAAAGGGCAGCCCGTTCCTGACGACTGGTGCTATGTGCATGATTTCGAGGATGGGACCCGCCCCGATTATATCCGCCTTCCGGCCGGAAAAGGGCAGGAGCTCAAGAAGGATGTCGACCGCCTGGTGGAGCGTCTGACGGAAGAGATCCCGAAAGTCTTTGAAAGCAAGGAGTACGAAGAGCAGAAGAACAAGATTTCCTCGGAACATCAGGAAAAGCATAAGGCACTGTTTCAGGAGCTGGAGCATCAGGCCGAGGAAAAAGGATTCATGCTGCAGCGCACCGTCAGCGGCCTGGTCCTGGTCCCGGTGAAGGAGGGGCACCCCCTTTCGCAGGAGGAATACGAAGAACTCTCCGACCAGGAAAAGGCTGAACTTGACGAGCGCGGCACGGCTCTACAGAACAATCTCAACGACACCCTGCGTGAAGTGCGAAAACTCGAAGAGCAGGCACGGCGGGAAACGGCCGAGATGGAAAAAGAGGTCGTCAATTACGGCATGGAGCCGCTTTTTGAGGAACTGGAGAAAAAGTACGCTGATCAGGAGCGGGTGCTGGAGCATTTTAAAAACTGCAAGAAGGACATCTTGGGGCGTATCGAGGAATTACGACCCAACAAGGGGCCGCAGATTGCGCTGCCGGGTATGAAGATGCCGGAGCAGGGGCCATCTTTTGAGCGCTACCTGGTCAATCTGTTTGTCGACAATCACCAACTCGAAGGCGCGCCTGTCGTCTATGAAGCCAACCCGACTTACTTCAACCTGTTCGGCCGTGTCGAGCATGTCATCCAGATGGGCAACGCCTCAACCAATTTCACCATGATCAAGCCCGGCGCCTTGCATCGCGCCAACGGCGGCTACCTTATCCTGGACTGCCGTGAAGTGCTGATCAACCTGTTCTCCTACGAGGCGCTCAAGCGCTGCATCCGCAACAAGGAAGTCAAGATCGAGGATATGACGGAGCAGTTCCGGTTTCTGGCCACGGTCACTCTCAAGCCGCGTCCGGTTCCTCTATCCTGCAAGATCATCCTGATCGGCACACCACTGCTGTACTATCTGTTGTTTCAGTATGATCCGGATTTTCGCAAATTTTTCAAAGTCAAGGCCGACTTCGACCGGATGATGAGAAATACCTGGGAGAACACCCAGCAGTACGCCCTTTTCATTGGCGCGAAATGCACCGATGAAGACCTGCTGCATTTCGATCGTCAGGCTGTCGCGCGCACTATCGAGCATTCCGCACGCCTGAGCGAGGATCAGGGCAAGTTCTCCTCCTGTTTTCTCGAAATCGCCAATCTTATTCGGGAAGCAGCTCACTACGCGGAAAAGGAGGGGTGCGACCGGGTTGGCTCAAAGCATGTTGATCTGGCGATCGAAGCGCGCGTCTACCGCTGCAACAAGATCGAAGAGAAAATTCAGGAACTGATTGAAGACGGCACCCTGCTGGTGGACACGGAAGGCGAAATGACAGGGCAGATTAACGGGCTATCTGTTTATCAGCTCGGCGACTATTCCTTCGGCAAGCCGTCACGCCTGACGGTGCGCACCTATCTGGGCAAAGGTTCGATGGTCAATATCGAACGCGAGGCCAAACTATCCGGCCCGATTCACGACAAGGGCGTGATGATCCTCACCGGTTTCTTCGGCGAGCGCTTCGCCCAGGACAAGCCATTAGCCCTCTCTGCATCCATCTGCTTTGAGCAGTCCTATACCGGCGTTGAAGGGGACAGCGCTTCCTGCGCTGAACTCTACGCCTTGCTTTCCTCTCTGGCAGATGTCCCCATCAAGCAGGGGATCGCGGTCACCGGATCCGTCAACCAGCATGGCAAGGTGCAGCCCATCGGCGGTGTCAACGAAAAGATCGAGGGCTATTACGCTGTGTGCAAGGTCAAGGGCTTGACAGGCGAGCAGGGGGTCATTATTCCCCGTTCAAATCTCAAAAGCCTGATGCTCGATCGCGACGTGCGAGAGGCTGTGGAAAAAGGCGATTTCTACATCTGGGCGGTGGAGACCGTGGACGAGGGGATCGAAATTCTCACCGGCATGCCTGCCGGCGAACGGGACAGTGACGGAAAGTGGCCGGAGAGCACCATCAATCAAAAGGTCGATCAGCGCCTGCTGAAAATGGCCGAAACGCTGCACAAGTTCGGCAAAGGGGACGAGAAGAACGGATAA
- a CDS encoding 2-oxo acid dehydrogenase subunit E2 — protein sequence MKLPVLRSMGCLCLNAAIAVATEKGLYSPVIRDCAELSVRGIGDRARDLAEKARQGRLKAEEMSDGTFTVSNMGMLGVESFTAIITPPQAAALAVGAVQHEPVADAGQGDLVVIPRMRLTLSADHRVFDGADAADFLNTVRDYLEAPITLVATGDDE from the coding sequence ATGAAACTCCCGGTTCTAAGGTCGATGGGATGTTTGTGCTTAAATGCTGCAATTGCCGTCGCCACTGAAAAAGGCCTTTACAGCCCCGTCATCCGTGATTGTGCGGAGCTGTCGGTGCGTGGTATTGGTGACCGGGCGCGGGACCTGGCTGAAAAAGCGCGTCAGGGGCGCCTGAAGGCTGAAGAGATGAGTGATGGGACTTTTACCGTTTCCAACATGGGGATGCTGGGTGTAGAGTCTTTTACGGCGATCATCACCCCGCCCCAGGCAGCCGCGCTGGCCGTCGGCGCAGTGCAGCATGAACCGGTGGCGGATGCCGGGCAGGGAGATCTTGTGGTTATCCCGCGCATGCGGCTGACCCTCTCTGCCGACCACCGTGTCTTCGATGGCGCTGATGCCGCCGATTTTCTCAATACCGTGCGCGACTATCTTGAGGCGCCTATCACGCTCGTGGCGACAGGGGATGACGAATAG
- a CDS encoding MlaE family ABC transporter permease, translating to MLRLFEKLGDQCLFVLEQLGRMGLFLAVCLFSIFKPPYKLRPILRQINFIGTRSVFVIVFTGAFTGMVLALQGYYTLRKFGSEGMLGSAVALSLIRELGPVVAALMVIGRAGSAICAEIGIMRNSEQIDALECMAIDPYKYLMVPKFVAALLSMPLLTAIFDVVGIFGGWLIGVVLLGINQGAYFQGMYDSVVWADVKMGLIKSFVFGLLLVWISAAKGYFLHFERGGGFGAEGVSRVTTDAVVWSSVSVLVWDYLISAIML from the coding sequence ATGCTGCGTTTATTTGAAAAACTGGGCGATCAATGTTTATTTGTGCTCGAGCAGCTTGGACGCATGGGGCTTTTTCTGGCGGTCTGCCTGTTTTCCATTTTCAAGCCTCCTTATAAACTTCGTCCGATTCTCCGCCAGATTAATTTCATCGGCACCCGTTCCGTTTTCGTCATCGTCTTTACCGGGGCTTTTACCGGCATGGTCCTGGCGCTGCAGGGCTATTACACGCTGCGCAAGTTCGGCTCTGAAGGGATGCTCGGTTCGGCGGTAGCGCTGAGTCTGATTCGCGAGCTCGGGCCTGTGGTTGCGGCGCTGATGGTCATCGGACGCGCCGGTTCTGCCATCTGCGCCGAGATCGGCATCATGCGCAATTCCGAGCAGATCGATGCCCTTGAATGCATGGCCATCGATCCCTACAAATACCTGATGGTCCCCAAGTTTGTGGCTGCGCTGCTCTCCATGCCGCTTCTGACCGCAATTTTTGATGTTGTCGGCATCTTCGGCGGGTGGCTGATCGGGGTGGTTTTGCTCGGGATCAATCAGGGGGCCTATTTTCAAGGGATGTATGACAGCGTCGTTTGGGCTGATGTCAAAATGGGGTTGATCAAATCCTTCGTCTTTGGCCTGCTGTTGGTATGGATCAGTGCGGCCAAAGGTTATTTTCTTCATTTCGAGCGCGGGGGAGGCTTTGGAGCCGAAGGCGTCAGTCGTGTAACGACCGACGCGGTGGTGTGGTCCTCCGTGTCGGTGCTGGTATGGGATTATCTGATCTCAGCGATCATGCTGTAG
- a CDS encoding aspartate kinase, whose amino-acid sequence MALVVQKYGGTSVGTIERIRNVARRVAKTYDDGNDVVVVVSAMSGETNKLVALANEVCEFPSEREYDVMVATGEQVSISLLSMCLQSMGYKAKSYLGFQIPIITDSAYSKARILKIEDKKVREDLKNGSIIIVAGFQGIDKEGNITTLGRGGSDTSAVAMAAALKADVCEIYTDVDGIYTTDPRLVPEASKMEKISYDEMLEMASLGSKVLQIRSVEFAKKYNVVIHVRSSFNDNPGTLVTKEDADMETVLVSGVTYNKDEAKISVFRIPDKPGIASRIFSPLSHANITVDMIIQNVSSDGYTDLTFTVPKTDYKKAIKIVEETAKEVGASGVKGDENIAKVSIVGVGMRSHSGIASKMFQTLSQEGINIQMISTSEIKVSCVIESKYTELAVRVLHEAFDLAKKDVKAE is encoded by the coding sequence ATGGCCCTGGTGGTTCAGAAGTATGGAGGAACCTCGGTCGGTACCATCGAGCGTATTCGCAATGTAGCGCGCAGAGTCGCTAAGACCTATGATGACGGCAACGATGTGGTGGTGGTGGTCTCTGCCATGTCCGGCGAGACGAACAAGCTCGTCGCTCTGGCCAACGAAGTCTGCGAGTTCCCCAGCGAACGTGAATACGATGTGATGGTTGCCACGGGGGAGCAGGTTTCGATCTCTCTGCTCTCGATGTGCCTGCAGTCCATGGGGTACAAGGCGAAAAGTTATCTCGGCTTTCAGATTCCGATCATCACCGACAGCGCCTATTCCAAGGCGCGCATCCTGAAGATCGAGGACAAAAAGGTCCGGGAAGACCTCAAAAACGGATCGATCATCATTGTTGCCGGCTTCCAGGGGATCGACAAGGAAGGCAACATCACCACGTTGGGGCGTGGCGGTTCGGACACCTCGGCGGTTGCCATGGCGGCAGCGCTCAAGGCCGATGTCTGCGAAATCTACACCGATGTCGACGGCATCTATACGACTGACCCGCGCCTTGTGCCCGAAGCGTCGAAGATGGAAAAAATCTCCTACGACGAAATGCTGGAGATGGCCTCTCTCGGCTCAAAGGTGCTGCAGATCCGCTCGGTGGAATTTGCTAAGAAATACAACGTGGTGATCCACGTCCGTTCCAGTTTCAACGACAATCCAGGAACCCTGGTTACGAAGGAGGATGCCGATATGGAAACCGTGCTCGTTTCGGGAGTCACATACAATAAGGATGAAGCCAAGATCTCCGTGTTCCGCATACCTGACAAGCCCGGAATCGCATCACGGATCTTCTCGCCGTTGTCCCACGCCAATATCACGGTTGACATGATCATTCAGAATGTCTCCAGCGATGGCTACACGGACCTGACCTTTACCGTTCCCAAGACTGACTATAAAAAGGCGATTAAAATCGTCGAGGAGACGGCCAAGGAAGTGGGCGCCAGCGGCGTCAAGGGCGATGAAAACATCGCCAAGGTCTCCATTGTCGGTGTCGGCATGCGTTCTCACTCCGGCATCGCCAGCAAAATGTTCCAGACCCTGTCGCAGGAGGGGATCAACATCCAGATGATTTCCACCAGTGAAATCAAGGTATCCTGTGTGATCGAGTCTAAATACACCGAACTCGCAGTGCGGGTGCTGCATGAAGCCTTTGATCTGGCGAAGAAAGACGTCAAGGCCGAATAA
- the mlaD gene encoding outer membrane lipid asymmetry maintenance protein MlaD, whose product MKRFNLEVAVGIFLVAGFLCFAWLSIRLGDIDLLQRDTYRIEARFGSIAGLKEGAVVQVAGVPVGKVSRIRLDSEMYEAVVELAINNAVRLTVDSIASIRTAGIIGDRYVSISPGGFPEYIEPGGEIEETESAINLEELISKYIFESQ is encoded by the coding sequence ATGAAACGGTTTAATCTGGAAGTGGCGGTCGGCATTTTTCTGGTCGCCGGATTTCTATGCTTTGCCTGGCTCTCCATCCGTCTGGGCGACATCGATCTTCTGCAGCGCGATACCTACCGGATCGAAGCGCGATTCGGCTCCATCGCCGGTCTCAAAGAGGGGGCTGTTGTGCAGGTGGCCGGCGTTCCCGTCGGCAAGGTCAGCCGCATCCGCCTCGATTCGGAAATGTACGAAGCGGTGGTCGAACTCGCTATAAACAATGCTGTCCGCCTGACGGTGGACAGCATTGCCTCCATCCGTACAGCAGGGATCATCGGCGACCGATATGTCAGCATTTCTCCTGGCGGATTTCCTGAATATATCGAGCCGGGAGGCGAGATCGAAGAAACCGAATCCGCCATCAACCTGGAAGAACTCATCAGCAAGTATATCTTTGAGAGCCAGTAA
- a CDS encoding ABC transporter ATP-binding protein, producing MGETSEDIVIELSGLHKSFGGQVVLKGIDLVVRKGTTTVIVGASGEGKSVILKHMLGLMQPDKGLVRVFGRDINRIRSRELKEIRTRFGVLFQNAALFDSLTVFDNVALPLRERTRRDELWVREKVMDKLALMDLEGSEEKYPAQISGGMRKRVGLARALVLNPQVVFFDEPTTGLDVHKSNEIYRLFHKTQQKLGYTAVIVSHDVPKIFKLADYVALLAEGVVQGCMSPEEFQLSDNALIREYVETTMGPIYSSDQEESVLYETV from the coding sequence ATGGGAGAAACATCGGAAGACATTGTCATAGAATTGTCGGGTCTGCATAAATCCTTCGGTGGCCAGGTCGTGCTCAAAGGAATCGACCTAGTGGTCCGCAAGGGCACAACGACCGTGATAGTCGGCGCAAGCGGCGAGGGCAAAAGTGTGATCCTCAAGCACATGCTGGGCCTGATGCAACCGGATAAAGGTCTGGTCAGAGTATTCGGGAGGGATATCAACCGTATCCGTTCCCGTGAACTCAAAGAGATCCGCACCCGTTTCGGTGTTCTGTTTCAGAACGCCGCGCTGTTTGATTCTTTGACGGTTTTTGACAACGTCGCCCTGCCATTGCGGGAACGCACCCGCCGCGATGAACTCTGGGTGCGGGAGAAGGTGATGGACAAGCTGGCCCTGATGGATCTTGAAGGTTCGGAGGAAAAATACCCGGCGCAGATCTCGGGCGGCATGCGCAAGCGGGTGGGGCTGGCCCGGGCACTGGTGCTCAATCCGCAGGTCGTCTTCTTCGATGAACCGACTACCGGGCTCGACGTGCATAAGAGCAATGAAATCTATCGTCTGTTTCATAAGACCCAGCAGAAGCTGGGATATACCGCAGTCATCGTCAGCCATGACGTGCCGAAGATTTTCAAGTTGGCAGACTATGTTGCATTGCTCGCCGAGGGGGTGGTGCAGGGGTGCATGTCGCCGGAGGAGTTTCAGCTTTCCGATAATGCCCTGATCCGCGAGTACGTCGAAACCACCATGGGACCGATCTATTCGAGTGACCAAGAGGAGTCCGTGCTTTATGAAACGGTTTAA
- the lpdA gene encoding dihydrolipoyl dehydrogenase translates to MKEFDIAVIGAGPGGYVAAIRAAQQGACVCLIEKDKVGGTCLNRGCIPTKALYSTAHFWQRLKHAEDHGIRIDEPSLDYTVAAERRDNIVKRLVGGIEQLLKAHKVELFRGHALIEGPGRICIKRPEVTGRIRAKNIIIATGSRSVRPKALSIDGKNVLTSREILAIKELPASLMVVGGGYIGCEFAGIFAALGTKVTVVEQLPGLLEQSDRQVVKEVEKSFKSLGVQVHTETSVERLDAKDGVVTAYLSGEKQVEAEKVLVAVGRVPNIDNLGLEDAGVETKDGAIVVDDGLRTSVPGVYAIGDATNIIQLAHVASYQAGIAVANAMGGDEKADYRVVPSAIFTLPEIGQVGLTEDQAKQQGIEVESGRFSYQASSKAQCEGETQGLVKIVADKKDGAILGAAIVGAEASSLVAEVAAAMGAGMSAHELGGKTIHAHPTLPEMIMEAAEDVAGLAVHKAGRRRDRG, encoded by the coding sequence ATGAAGGAATTCGATATTGCCGTGATCGGTGCCGGCCCGGGTGGATATGTCGCTGCGATCCGTGCCGCCCAGCAGGGCGCCTGTGTGTGCCTGATCGAAAAAGACAAGGTTGGCGGCACCTGCCTCAATCGTGGTTGCATCCCCACCAAGGCTCTTTACAGCACGGCGCATTTCTGGCAGCGCCTTAAACATGCTGAAGACCACGGCATCCGGATCGATGAGCCCTCCCTCGATTACACCGTGGCAGCTGAACGGCGGGATAATATCGTAAAGCGCCTGGTCGGCGGGATTGAACAGCTGCTCAAGGCGCACAAGGTTGAATTGTTCCGTGGGCACGCTCTGATTGAAGGGCCGGGGCGGATTTGCATCAAACGACCCGAAGTCACCGGGCGCATTCGGGCCAAAAACATCATCATCGCTACCGGCTCGCGTTCAGTGCGCCCTAAAGCCCTGTCGATAGACGGGAAAAATGTTTTGACCAGCCGGGAAATCCTTGCTATTAAAGAACTTCCCGCCAGCCTGATGGTTGTCGGAGGCGGTTATATCGGCTGCGAATTCGCCGGAATTTTCGCCGCCCTGGGGACCAAAGTCACGGTCGTGGAACAGCTCCCGGGTCTGCTTGAACAAAGCGACCGCCAGGTGGTCAAGGAGGTTGAAAAATCCTTTAAATCCCTGGGGGTGCAAGTTCATACCGAAACCTCGGTAGAGCGCCTCGATGCCAAGGATGGCGTCGTCACGGCTTATCTCTCAGGCGAGAAGCAGGTTGAGGCTGAAAAGGTTCTGGTTGCGGTCGGCCGTGTTCCCAATATCGATAATCTCGGCCTTGAAGATGCCGGAGTTGAAACAAAAGACGGCGCCATTGTTGTCGATGACGGGTTGCGGACTTCGGTGCCTGGAGTCTACGCGATCGGCGATGCGACCAACATCATTCAACTGGCACATGTAGCCTCCTACCAGGCCGGAATCGCTGTAGCCAACGCCATGGGGGGCGATGAAAAAGCTGATTATCGGGTCGTTCCCAGCGCCATCTTCACCCTGCCTGAGATTGGCCAGGTCGGCTTGACCGAAGACCAGGCCAAACAGCAGGGGATCGAGGTGGAAAGCGGGCGCTTTTCCTACCAGGCATCAAGCAAGGCACAGTGCGAGGGGGAAACCCAGGGACTGGTCAAGATCGTCGCCGATAAAAAAGACGGCGCCATTCTCGGCGCTGCCATCGTCGGCGCCGAGGCCTCAAGCCTGGTCGCTGAAGTGGCCGCTGCCATGGGCGCGGGAATGAGCGCGCATGAACTCGGCGGGAAAACGATTCATGCCCATCCCACCCTGCCGGAAATGATCATGGAAGCGGCGGAAGATGTCGCCGGGCTGGCGGTTCACAAAGCCGGGCGCCGCCGCGACCGCGGATAA